The DNA window TGCCGGGCGCGTCGGCCAGCAGCACCTGGGCGTGCAGGCGCACCACGGGGTCGTTGTCGGCGTAGACCACGCGGCAGCCTGCGTGGACCTCGCGCACGGTCTCGTGGATGCTGGGCGAGGTGGGGATGCCGGTGCCCAGATCGAGGAACTGCCTGATGCCCTGCCCGGCGAGGTGGCGGACGGCCTCGATCTGGAAGCGGCGGCTGGCCCGCGCGACGAGCCGGGTGTCGGGGGCGACCGCGAGCAGCTTCTCGGCGACCTCGCGATCGACGGCGAGGTTGTCCTTGCCGCCCAGCAGGTAGTCGTACACGCGGGCCGAACTGGGCACCGTCGGGTCGACACCGGGCGGAAGGCGTTGTAAGTCGGTCACGGGGCGCCGTCTCCTTAGCCACGCGGCAACGTGAGCGCCATCCTACTCAACCGGCACGACTTTCTTGCGTTCGAGACCCAAGTCAGGAAATCCGACTGGAACGGGCTCCATAGGGCAGAGAAACCCGGCCCCCTGGACGAAATTGGGCCTCATGGCCGATGCGGTGGCGGCGTTCGCCTGTGCATCCTGGTGGGGAAGGGCCCGGCGGGGGCCGGCCCCTCTCGGAGAGGAGTCACGAGGGCATGGACTACGCGGCAGGCCGCCCCACCGTGATCTTGGACAACGGCGTCGTCGGCCGGGTCATGCTGGCCCATCCTTCGCGGCGCGACCTCGTGCTCGTGCTCGGCATGAGCGGCACCCTGCTCAGCGTGCAACTCGACGACATCGCCTGCGTGGTGGGCGGGGAGCCCCTCTGTCACGAGGCGTGACGGGCGGGGATCAGGTCAGGAAGTCGCGCAGGCCGGCGGCCAGCGAGGTGGCCATGCGCTGCCGGAAGGCGGGGCTGGACATCTTGGCGGCGTCGCCGGGATTGCGCATGTTGCCGCATTCGATGAAGACGGCGGGCCGGGCCGACAGGTTGAGACCGCCGAGGTCCGTACGGATCTGGAGGCCGTCCTTGCCGGTGTAGTTCGCGAACGGGATGCCGGTGCCGGCGCGGTAGGCGTCGCGTACGGCGCGGCCGAGCCGCCGCGACGGCTCGATCACCTCGTCGTTGTGGCCGGGCAGCAGGCCCGGCATGATCACGTGGAAGCCGTGGCCGTGGGGCGCGGCCCCGTCCCCGTGGATGGACAGCACCGCGTCCGCCCGCGCCTCGTTGCCGATGGCCGCCCGCTCGGTGACGCACGGGCCGACCCCCTTGTCGTTCGGCCGGGTGAGCACGACCTTGGCGCCCATGCGTTCGAGCATCGGCTTGAGCCGGCCGGCGAGGTCCCAGGTGAAGGCGTGCTCGGGGTAGCCGGCGTCGGTCGCGGTGCCGGTCGTGTTGCACGGTTTGGTGCCGTTGATGACGTCGACCTGGCGGTTGATCTCGGCCGGGTGGGAGGCGTTGCCGCCGTTGTGCCCGGGATCGAGGACGACCGTCCTGCCGCGCAACGGGGCCTTCGAAGGCGTGGGAGCCGGTGAGGGCGGCGGCGCCGCCTCGGGCGCGGC is part of the Nonomuraea coxensis DSM 45129 genome and encodes:
- a CDS encoding N-acetylmuramoyl-L-alanine amidase; the encoded protein is MRAYLVTLTLSAALSTACGGSPAPAAPEAAPPPSPAPTPSKAPLRGRTVVLDPGHNGGNASHPAEINRQVDVINGTKPCNTTGTATDAGYPEHAFTWDLAGRLKPMLERMGAKVVLTRPNDKGVGPCVTERAAIGNEARADAVLSIHGDGAAPHGHGFHVIMPGLLPGHNDEVIEPSRRLGRAVRDAYRAGTGIPFANYTGKDGLQIRTDLGGLNLSARPAVFIECGNMRNPGDAAKMSSPAFRQRMATSLAAGLRDFLT